One Actinosynnema pretiosum DNA segment encodes these proteins:
- a CDS encoding MBL fold metallo-hydrolase: MLLTVLGCSGSLPGPESPSSGYLVESGGCAVALDLGSGVLAAMQARGCDPFDLGALLLSHLHPDHCADFTTLAVMRRYHIHPPYDAYQRKLPVHGPSEVADRLARAYAESAEELATTDLSDVFDFHVLDAGSFEVGPFRVRSRPVEHSCEAHGFRLEADGAAIAYTGDSGPCAALADLASGVDLLLAEATWTDHPDRPLGEHLSGAQAGRLAHEAGVGELVLTHLAPWTDPAEVLAEARAEYSGPVTLARAGGVHEVAGPAARVVGGRGN; encoded by the coding sequence GTGCTGCTGACCGTGCTCGGCTGCTCCGGCAGCCTCCCCGGCCCCGAGTCCCCGTCCTCCGGCTACCTGGTCGAGTCCGGGGGGTGCGCCGTCGCCCTCGACCTGGGCAGCGGGGTGCTCGCCGCGATGCAGGCCCGCGGGTGCGACCCGTTCGACCTGGGAGCGCTCCTGCTCTCGCACCTGCACCCCGACCACTGCGCCGACTTCACCACCCTGGCCGTCATGCGGCGCTACCACATCCACCCGCCGTACGACGCCTACCAGCGCAAGCTCCCGGTGCACGGGCCGAGCGAGGTCGCCGACCGGCTCGCCCGCGCGTACGCGGAGAGCGCCGAGGAGCTGGCGACCACGGACCTGTCCGACGTGTTCGACTTCCACGTCCTGGACGCCGGGTCCTTCGAGGTGGGGCCGTTCCGGGTGCGCTCCCGGCCGGTCGAGCACTCCTGCGAGGCGCACGGCTTCCGGCTGGAGGCCGACGGCGCGGCGATCGCCTACACGGGGGACAGCGGGCCGTGCGCCGCGCTCGCCGACCTGGCGTCCGGCGTCGACCTGCTGCTCGCCGAGGCCACCTGGACCGACCACCCCGACCGGCCGCTCGGCGAGCACCTGTCCGGGGCCCAGGCGGGTCGGCTCGCGCACGAGGCCGGGGTCGGCGAGCTGGTCCTCACCCACCTCGCCCCGTGGACCGACCCGGCCGAGGTGCTGGCCGAGGCGCGCGCCGAGTACTCCGGTCCGGTGACGCTCGCCCGCGCGGGCGGGGTCCACGAGGTTGCCGGACCGGCGGCGCGGGTAGTAGGTGGCCGTGGCAACTGA
- a CDS encoding hemerythrin domain-containing protein, with product MATDVVELILADHRRFEELFRALRDRTNDRAALQGELSALLVAHAEAEEAEVYPALKRYKRIDNEEVDHGAEEHAEGHQALLALLEVEDTSSQAWEDKLEELVEAMTHHVDEEERTILNDTRSRVADDRREELGRLFLRVRQEKLDSGCGDLENVRRVAEATEERID from the coding sequence GTGGCAACTGACGTCGTAGAGCTGATCCTGGCCGACCACCGCAGGTTCGAGGAGCTGTTCCGCGCGCTCCGCGACCGCACCAACGACCGCGCCGCCCTGCAGGGCGAGCTGTCCGCGCTGCTCGTCGCGCACGCCGAGGCCGAGGAGGCGGAGGTCTACCCGGCGCTCAAGCGGTACAAGCGGATCGACAACGAGGAGGTCGACCACGGCGCCGAGGAGCACGCCGAGGGGCACCAGGCGCTGCTCGCGCTGCTGGAGGTCGAGGACACCTCGTCGCAGGCGTGGGAGGACAAGCTGGAGGAGCTCGTCGAGGCGATGACGCACCACGTCGACGAGGAGGAGCGGACGATCCTCAACGACACCCGGTCGCGGGTGGCCGACGACCGGCGCGAGGAGCTGGGGCGGCTGTTCCTGCGGGTGCGGCAGGAGAAGCTGGACAGCGGGTGCGGCGACCTGGAGAACGTGCGCCGCGTCGCCGAGGCCACCGAGGAGCGGATCGACTAG
- a CDS encoding OsmC family protein: MPAVSGVEVTRVGEHVFEARNERGAAVRLGRAGQDGVFSPVELLLAAAAGCAAVTAESLVVRRVGDLSARAEEVRSEGGHELAEVPVALDYDLSALDEARREALAAAVRRAVEGLCTVTRTLKLPVPAPLTLPEA, encoded by the coding sequence GTGCCCGCCGTGTCCGGTGTCGAGGTGACCAGGGTCGGGGAGCACGTCTTCGAGGCGCGCAACGAGCGCGGCGCGGCCGTGCGGTTGGGGCGGGCCGGGCAGGACGGGGTGTTCAGCCCCGTCGAGCTGCTGCTGGCCGCCGCGGCCGGGTGCGCGGCGGTGACCGCCGAGAGCCTGGTGGTGCGCCGGGTCGGGGACCTGTCGGCGCGCGCCGAGGAGGTCAGGTCCGAGGGCGGGCACGAGCTGGCCGAGGTGCCGGTCGCGCTGGACTACGACCTGTCCGCGCTGGACGAGGCGCGGCGCGAGGCGCTGGCCGCCGCCGTCCGGCGGGCCGTCGAGGGGCTGTGCACGGTCACCAGGACGCTCAAGCTCCCGGTCCCCGCGCCGCTGACCCTGCCGGAGGCCTGA
- a CDS encoding DUF2231 domain-containing protein, whose product MEPTGELFTVFGLPAHPLVVHAVVVLLPLAAVAAIAAALVPRWRQRYSAPLLGVTLLGVLAVPVAAKTGEQLEHRISQRFENPLITEHADMGDTLLPFALGFGVAVVLLLVAGRLADRERAASAEQAGRDAGAGVPKTWRRVSVVVAVLVIATGAAATAQVVRIGHSGSTAVYDGVGN is encoded by the coding sequence ATGGAACCCACAGGCGAGTTGTTCACCGTGTTCGGGCTCCCGGCCCACCCGCTGGTGGTGCACGCGGTGGTCGTCCTGCTCCCGCTGGCCGCGGTGGCCGCGATCGCCGCCGCGCTGGTGCCGCGCTGGCGGCAGCGCTACAGCGCGCCGCTGCTCGGCGTGACCCTGCTGGGGGTGCTGGCGGTGCCGGTGGCGGCGAAGACCGGCGAGCAGCTGGAGCACCGGATCTCGCAGCGGTTCGAGAACCCGCTGATCACCGAGCACGCCGACATGGGCGACACGCTGCTGCCGTTCGCGCTGGGCTTCGGGGTGGCGGTGGTGCTGCTGCTGGTGGCGGGCAGGCTCGCCGACCGGGAGCGCGCCGCCTCGGCGGAGCAGGCCGGGCGCGACGCGGGAGCGGGCGTGCCGAAGACCTGGCGGCGGGTGTCGGTGGTGGTGGCGGTGCTGGTGATCGCGACCGGCGCGGCGGCGACCGCGCAGGTGGTGCGGATCGGCCACAGCGGCTCCACGGCCGTGTACGACGGCGTGGGGAACTAG
- the rph gene encoding ribonuclease PH codes for MLRTDGRNDDVLRDIRITRGFQQWPAGSVLIEFGGTRVLCAASVTEGVPRWRSGSGLGWVTAEYAMLPSATHTRGDRESIKGRVGGRTHEISRLIGRSLRACIDLAALGENTIVIDCDVIQADGGTRTAAITGAYVALADAVTWLGAAGRLADPQPLSCAISAVSVGVVDGRVRLDLPYEEDSRAEVDMNVVATDAGTLVEVQGTGEGATFARSTLDKMLDLALKGCAELNRLQTEALAQPYPGVLPEPKPRKK; via the coding sequence GTGCTGAGGACCGATGGCAGGAACGATGACGTGCTGCGTGACATCAGGATCACACGCGGCTTCCAGCAGTGGCCTGCGGGATCGGTGCTGATCGAGTTCGGCGGCACCCGCGTGCTGTGCGCCGCGAGCGTCACCGAGGGCGTGCCCCGGTGGCGCTCCGGCTCGGGCCTCGGCTGGGTGACCGCCGAGTACGCGATGCTGCCGTCCGCCACTCACACGCGGGGTGACCGCGAGTCCATCAAGGGCCGGGTCGGTGGTCGCACCCACGAGATCAGTCGCCTGATCGGGCGGTCTTTGCGCGCCTGCATCGACCTGGCCGCGCTGGGCGAGAACACCATCGTGATCGACTGCGACGTCATCCAGGCCGACGGCGGCACCCGCACCGCCGCCATCACCGGCGCCTACGTGGCACTGGCCGACGCCGTGACGTGGCTGGGCGCGGCGGGCAGGCTCGCCGACCCGCAGCCGCTCTCGTGCGCGATCTCCGCCGTGTCGGTCGGCGTGGTCGACGGCCGCGTGCGGCTCGACCTGCCCTACGAGGAGGACTCGCGGGCCGAGGTCGACATGAACGTCGTCGCGACCGACGCGGGCACCCTGGTCGAGGTGCAGGGCACCGGCGAGGGCGCCACGTTCGCCCGCAGCACCCTGGACAAGATGCTGGACCTGGCCCTGAAGGGCTGCGCCGAGCTGAACCGGCTGCAGACCGAGGCCCTGGCGCAGCCGTACCCCGGCGTGCTCCCCGAGCCGAAGCCGAGGAAGAAGTGA
- the rdgB gene encoding RdgB/HAM1 family non-canonical purine NTP pyrophosphatase, whose protein sequence is MKLLLASRNAKKLRELKRIVAAEGIEVLGLDDVPEFPEAPETAPTFEGNALAKARDAHAATGLPAVADDSGIAVDALNGMPGVLSARWAGAHGDDAANLELVLGQLRDVPDERRGAAFVSAVAYVAADGSEVVVRGEWRGTILREARGANGFGYDPIFRPDGLEVTSAELSAEEKDALSHRGKALRLLLPHLRGQSSR, encoded by the coding sequence GTGAAGCTGCTGCTCGCCTCCCGCAACGCCAAGAAGCTGCGGGAGCTGAAGAGGATCGTCGCCGCCGAGGGCATCGAGGTGCTCGGGCTGGACGACGTGCCGGAGTTCCCCGAGGCCCCGGAGACCGCCCCCACGTTCGAGGGCAACGCGCTGGCCAAGGCCCGCGACGCGCACGCCGCCACCGGGCTGCCCGCCGTCGCCGACGACTCGGGCATCGCGGTGGACGCCCTCAACGGGATGCCCGGCGTGCTGTCGGCCCGCTGGGCCGGCGCGCACGGCGACGACGCGGCGAACCTGGAGCTGGTCCTCGGCCAGCTGCGCGACGTGCCGGACGAGCGGCGCGGGGCGGCGTTCGTCAGCGCGGTCGCCTACGTCGCGGCGGACGGCTCGGAGGTGGTGGTGCGCGGCGAGTGGCGCGGCACGATCCTCCGCGAGGCGCGCGGCGCCAACGGCTTCGGCTACGACCCGATCTTCCGGCCGGACGGCCTCGAGGTCACGTCGGCCGAGCTGTCGGCGGAGGAGAAGGACGCCCTGTCCCACCGGGGCAAGGCGCTGCGGCTGCTCCTGCCGCACCTGCGGGGTCAGTCGTCCAGGTAG
- the bcp gene encoding thioredoxin-dependent thiol peroxidase gives MTDNRLAPGDEAPAFTLPDSSGKPVSLSDYLGRSVVVYFYPAAGTPGCTKQACDFRDSTGALAESGYEVVGVSPDKPEKLARFAEAEGLTFPLLSDEDKTVLAAWGAFGEKKNYGRVVQGVIRSTFLVGPDGRIVKAMYNVRATGHVAKLLRELPAS, from the coding sequence ATGACGGACAACCGCCTGGCGCCGGGCGACGAGGCCCCCGCGTTCACCCTGCCGGACAGCTCCGGGAAGCCCGTGTCGCTGTCGGACTACCTCGGCAGGAGCGTGGTGGTGTACTTCTACCCCGCCGCGGGCACGCCGGGGTGCACGAAGCAGGCCTGCGACTTCCGCGACAGCACCGGCGCTCTCGCGGAGTCCGGGTACGAGGTCGTCGGCGTGTCGCCGGACAAGCCGGAGAAGCTGGCGAGGTTCGCCGAGGCCGAGGGCCTGACCTTCCCGCTGCTGTCGGACGAGGACAAGACCGTCCTGGCGGCGTGGGGGGCGTTCGGCGAGAAGAAGAACTACGGGCGCGTGGTGCAGGGCGTGATCCGCTCGACGTTCCTGGTCGGGCCGGACGGGAGGATCGTGAAGGCGATGTACAACGTCCGGGCGACCGGGCACGTCGCCAAGCTGCTGCGCGAGCTGCCCGCCTCCTGA
- a CDS encoding LLM class flavin-dependent oxidoreductase, whose translation MSRLSEVPLSVLELAPVTTRTDARTALRETTELARHVERLGYTRFWLAEHHNMPGIASSSPTILIGHVASATERIRVGSGGVMLPNHAPLVVAEQFGTLSALHPDRIDLGIGRAPGTDQRTARALRRTEGPLSVDDFPQQLNELMGYFDGTEELDAVPAKGYRPPLWLLGSSGYSAQVAGVLGLPFAFAHHFSSQNTLPALELYRRRFRPSEVLSEPHAMVCASVIAAETDEHARWIAGPGALSFARLRSGKPGPLATPQEAADYPYDELERFVFEERMSSQVIGSQETVREELERLLESTRADELMVTTMVADQADRLRSFELVAELRSSERVKTEVEV comes from the coding sequence ATGAGCCGTCTCAGCGAGGTGCCGCTGTCCGTCCTCGAACTCGCGCCGGTCACCACGCGCACCGACGCCAGGACGGCGCTGCGCGAGACAACGGAGCTGGCCCGGCACGTCGAGCGGCTCGGCTACACCCGCTTCTGGCTGGCCGAGCACCACAACATGCCCGGCATCGCCAGCTCGTCCCCGACGATCCTGATCGGCCACGTGGCCTCGGCCACCGAGCGCATCCGGGTCGGCTCGGGCGGCGTGATGCTGCCCAACCACGCGCCGCTGGTGGTCGCCGAGCAGTTCGGCACCCTGTCCGCGCTGCACCCGGACCGCATCGACCTGGGCATCGGCCGCGCCCCCGGCACCGACCAGCGCACCGCGCGGGCGCTGCGCCGCACCGAGGGCCCGCTGTCGGTGGACGACTTCCCGCAGCAGCTCAACGAGCTGATGGGCTACTTCGACGGCACCGAGGAGCTGGACGCGGTCCCGGCGAAGGGCTACCGCCCGCCGCTGTGGCTGCTGGGCTCCAGCGGCTACAGCGCGCAGGTCGCGGGCGTGCTCGGGCTGCCGTTCGCGTTCGCCCACCACTTCAGCTCGCAGAACACGCTGCCCGCGCTGGAGCTGTACCGGCGGCGGTTCCGCCCGTCCGAGGTGCTGTCCGAGCCGCACGCGATGGTGTGCGCCTCGGTGATCGCCGCCGAGACCGACGAGCACGCGCGCTGGATCGCCGGCCCCGGCGCCCTGTCGTTCGCGCGGCTGCGCTCGGGCAAGCCCGGCCCGCTGGCCACGCCGCAGGAGGCCGCCGACTACCCGTACGACGAGCTGGAGCGGTTCGTCTTCGAGGAGCGGATGTCCTCGCAGGTCATCGGCTCGCAGGAGACCGTGCGGGAAGAACTCGAACGGCTGCTGGAGAGCACTCGGGCGGACGAGCTGATGGTGACGACGATGGTCGCGGACCAGGCGGACCGCCTCAGGTCCTTCGAGCTGGTCGCCGAACTTCGTTCGTCCGAACGAGTGAAGACTGAAGTAGAGGTGTAG
- a CDS encoding NAD(P)-binding domain-containing protein, translated as MASTDGCDRALTMGRGGGGVDRGVESSGAGSAAGVLDVVVIGAGQAGLASAHALRRSGLDHVVLDAEDGPGGAWRHRWPTLRMATVHGVHDLPGTPFDPPPPDVPAREALPAYFADFERRNGVEVLRPVRVSAVRDRGGLLVVATDRGEWTTRALINATGTWTHPFWPRYPGQELFRGRQLHSARYAGPEEFAGRHVVVVGGGTSAVQQLLEIAEHATTTWVTRREPVFRAEPFTPEAGRAAVALVEERVREGLPPRSVVSVTGLVLNDAVRAAVDSGVLRREPAFERITEDGVVWPDGRFQRADAILWATGYRAALDHLAPLRLRGPGGGVRLDGTEVVADPRVHLVGYGPSASTVGATRAGRAAVRRIKDLLAEPVPA; from the coding sequence GTGGCTTCCACGGACGGGTGTGATCGAGCGCTCACGATGGGCCGGGGCGGTGGCGGCGTTGACCGGGGTGTGGAGAGCAGCGGTGCGGGCAGCGCGGCGGGGGTCCTGGACGTCGTCGTGATCGGCGCTGGTCAGGCGGGGTTGGCGAGCGCGCACGCGCTGCGCCGCTCCGGGCTGGACCACGTGGTGCTGGACGCCGAGGACGGCCCCGGCGGCGCGTGGCGGCACCGCTGGCCCACGCTGCGCATGGCCACCGTGCACGGCGTCCACGACCTGCCGGGGACCCCGTTCGACCCGCCGCCGCCGGACGTCCCGGCCCGCGAGGCGCTGCCCGCGTACTTCGCCGACTTCGAGCGGCGCAACGGCGTCGAGGTGCTGCGCCCGGTCCGGGTGTCGGCGGTGCGCGACCGGGGCGGGCTGCTGGTCGTGGCGACCGACCGGGGGGAGTGGACCACCAGGGCGCTGATCAACGCCACCGGCACGTGGACGCACCCGTTCTGGCCGCGCTACCCCGGTCAGGAGCTGTTCCGGGGCCGCCAGCTGCACAGCGCCCGGTACGCCGGGCCCGAGGAGTTCGCCGGGCGGCACGTGGTCGTGGTCGGCGGCGGGACGTCGGCGGTGCAGCAGCTGCTGGAGATCGCCGAGCACGCCACCACCACGTGGGTCACCCGGCGCGAGCCGGTGTTCCGCGCCGAGCCGTTCACGCCCGAGGCGGGGCGGGCGGCGGTGGCGCTGGTGGAGGAGCGGGTGCGCGAGGGGCTGCCTCCGCGCAGCGTCGTCAGCGTCACCGGGCTGGTGCTGAACGACGCGGTGCGGGCCGCGGTGGACAGCGGGGTGCTGCGGCGCGAACCCGCGTTCGAGCGGATCACCGAGGACGGCGTGGTGTGGCCGGACGGGCGGTTCCAGCGGGCCGACGCGATCCTGTGGGCGACCGGCTACCGCGCGGCGCTGGACCACCTGGCCCCGCTGCGGCTGCGCGGGCCCGGCGGGGGAGTGCGGCTGGACGGCACCGAGGTCGTGGCTGACCCGCGCGTGCACCTGGTCGGGTACGGGCCGTCGGCCAGCACGGTCGGGGCCACGCGCGCGGGGCGGGCGGCGGTGAGGCGGATCAAGGACCTGCTGGCGGAGCCGGTGCCCGCCTGA
- a CDS encoding DedA family protein, which yields MIDSIVDWTTGLMETLGAPGAGLAIALENLFPPLPSEVFLPLAGFTASRGGMSLFAAILWTTIGSVVGALALYWVGAALGRERVRRIVEKMPLVDVADVDKTEQWFVKHGSATVFFGRMIPIFRSMISIPAGVERMPLVKFTLLTTAGSAIWNSVLILAGFFLGEQWHLVETYAGVLSKVVVVLVLVGLVAFVVWKLRKRRADAASGGSAGTGGDEGGRDEGRGDEGDSERTARIGPTDPAGPGASDRTAPVQAGRVPARPGQPHHGHPQSGPGHHGPGHAGPGHHGPGHPGPGHQDATEQFRAVDADRTQQFRPMDR from the coding sequence GTGATCGACTCGATCGTCGACTGGACCACCGGTCTGATGGAGACCCTGGGTGCGCCCGGTGCGGGTTTGGCGATCGCGCTGGAGAACCTGTTCCCCCCGCTGCCGAGCGAGGTGTTCCTGCCGCTGGCGGGCTTCACGGCCAGCCGGGGCGGGATGAGCCTGTTCGCCGCGATCCTGTGGACGACCATCGGATCCGTGGTGGGCGCGCTGGCGCTCTACTGGGTGGGCGCGGCTCTCGGGCGCGAGCGGGTGCGCCGGATCGTGGAGAAGATGCCGCTGGTCGACGTCGCGGACGTGGACAAGACCGAGCAGTGGTTCGTCAAGCACGGCTCGGCGACGGTGTTCTTCGGGCGCATGATCCCGATCTTCCGGAGCATGATCTCCATCCCGGCCGGGGTGGAGCGGATGCCGCTGGTCAAGTTCACGCTGCTCACCACGGCGGGCAGCGCGATCTGGAACTCGGTGCTGATCCTGGCGGGCTTCTTCCTGGGTGAGCAGTGGCACCTGGTGGAGACCTACGCGGGCGTGCTGTCGAAGGTGGTCGTGGTCCTGGTCCTGGTGGGCCTGGTCGCCTTCGTGGTGTGGAAGCTGCGCAAGCGGCGCGCGGACGCCGCGTCGGGCGGGAGCGCCGGGACCGGCGGGGACGAGGGCGGCAGGGACGAGGGCCGCGGGGACGAGGGCGACTCGGAGCGCACCGCGCGCATCGGGCCGACCGACCCGGCGGGGCCCGGCGCCTCGGACCGGACCGCTCCGGTGCAGGCGGGGCGGGTCCCGGCGCGGCCGGGTCAGCCGCACCACGGGCACCCGCAGTCGGGCCCCGGACACCACGGTCCCGGCCACGCCGGTCCCGGTCACCACGGTCCGGGGCACCCCGGTCCCGGTCACCAGGACGCGACGGAGCAGTTCCGGGCGGTGGACGCGGACCGCACGCAGCAGTTCCGCCCGATGGACCGCTAG
- a CDS encoding CobW family GTP-binding protein — MKRTPVLVVAGFLGAGKTTLLNHLLTGARGTRVGVVVNDFGSIGIDAMAVAGQVDSTVSLDGGCLCCAVDVSGLDEMLGKLVGRVDVIVVEASGLAEPQSVVRMVLASEQPGIAYGGLVLVVDAAEFPDEPDLRVADLVVLNKVDRVADPEALVAALRERKPGVAVVAAERGRVDPALLFDPRPRERYGQLTLDDLVAELGEDDHAGHAHHAWSSVEFTTRQPLDPLRLMAFLSDRPAGLYRAKGHARFAALGHDQRFELQVVGDYLRFDRTPWPGEPRTELVLIGVDLDADAITTRLRACEEPDPSSVNPQSMLEVLRYLV; from the coding sequence GTGAAGCGGACGCCGGTGCTCGTGGTCGCAGGGTTCCTCGGCGCGGGCAAGACCACACTGCTCAACCACCTGTTGACCGGCGCGCGGGGCACGCGGGTCGGGGTCGTGGTGAACGACTTCGGCAGCATCGGCATCGACGCGATGGCCGTCGCGGGGCAGGTCGACTCGACGGTCTCCCTCGACGGGGGGTGCCTGTGCTGCGCGGTCGACGTGAGCGGGCTGGACGAGATGCTGGGCAAGCTCGTCGGCCGGGTCGACGTGATCGTCGTGGAGGCCAGCGGGCTGGCCGAGCCGCAGAGCGTGGTGCGGATGGTGCTGGCCAGCGAGCAGCCGGGGATCGCCTACGGCGGCCTGGTGCTCGTGGTCGACGCGGCCGAGTTCCCGGACGAGCCGGACCTGCGGGTGGCGGACCTGGTGGTGCTGAACAAGGTCGACCGGGTGGCCGACCCCGAGGCGCTGGTCGCGGCGCTGCGCGAGCGCAAGCCGGGGGTCGCGGTGGTCGCGGCCGAGCGCGGGCGGGTCGACCCGGCGCTGCTGTTCGACCCCAGGCCGAGGGAGCGGTACGGGCAGCTGACCCTGGACGACCTGGTCGCGGAGCTGGGCGAGGACGACCACGCGGGGCACGCGCACCACGCGTGGTCGAGCGTGGAGTTCACCACGCGCCAACCCCTGGACCCGCTCCGCCTGATGGCGTTCCTGTCCGACCGCCCTGCGGGCCTGTACCGCGCGAAGGGCCACGCGCGGTTCGCCGCGCTGGGCCACGACCAGCGGTTCGAGCTGCAGGTCGTCGGCGACTACCTGCGGTTCGACCGCACCCCGTGGCCGGGCGAACCCCGCACCGAGCTGGTCCTGATCGGCGTCGACCTGGACGCGGACGCGATCACCACCCGCCTGCGCGCCTGCGAGGAACCCGACCCGTCGTCGGTGAACCCGCAGTCGATGCTGGAGGTGCTGCGGTACCTGGTCTGA
- a CDS encoding DUF3618 domain-containing protein: MARDPDAIQREIEQARDALAATLDELGTRANPQRFVEAGKASVQAKLDDPRVRYALIAVGAVVGFALLRKLFR, encoded by the coding sequence GTGGCACGCGACCCCGACGCCATCCAGCGCGAGATCGAGCAAGCACGCGACGCGCTGGCGGCGACCCTGGACGAGCTCGGCACCAGGGCCAACCCCCAGCGCTTCGTGGAGGCGGGCAAGGCCAGCGTGCAGGCGAAGCTCGACGACCCCCGCGTCCGGTACGCGCTCATCGCGGTGGGCGCGGTGGTGGGCTTCGCCCTGCTGCGCAAGCTCTTCCGCTGA
- a CDS encoding TetR/AcrR family transcriptional regulator → MATPVYSGATRTPQRGRPRDASRDEALRRAALEVMAEVGYRALTMDAVAARARAGKATIYRRWESKLDLVIDTCAQLASQNLVQPDTGSLEGDLRESLRSFAAFLSGPIGKAAQALVGELPHEPELAVAFRETFLIAQREVLRQVLDRAHGRGELREGAPRAMAVELAGAALTYRLMLTGEPLDEAFVERVVEQVLLPLVAKGQ, encoded by the coding sequence ATGGCTACACCGGTGTACAGCGGGGCGACGCGGACTCCGCAGCGGGGCAGACCCAGGGACGCCAGCCGCGACGAGGCGCTGCGGCGGGCGGCGCTGGAGGTCATGGCGGAGGTCGGCTACCGGGCGCTGACGATGGACGCGGTGGCGGCGCGGGCGCGCGCCGGGAAGGCCACGATCTACCGGCGCTGGGAGTCGAAGCTCGACCTGGTCATCGACACCTGCGCGCAGCTGGCGAGCCAGAACCTGGTGCAGCCGGACACCGGGTCGCTGGAGGGGGACCTGAGGGAGTCGCTGCGCTCGTTCGCGGCGTTCCTGTCCGGGCCGATCGGCAAGGCGGCGCAGGCGCTGGTGGGCGAGCTGCCGCACGAGCCGGAACTGGCGGTGGCGTTCCGGGAGACGTTCCTGATCGCGCAGCGCGAGGTGCTGCGGCAGGTGCTGGACCGGGCCCACGGGCGCGGCGAGCTGCGCGAGGGGGCGCCGAGGGCGATGGCCGTCGAGCTGGCGGGCGCCGCGCTGACCTACCGGCTGATGCTCACCGGCGAACCGCTGGACGAGGCGTTCGTGGAGCGCGTGGTGGAGCAGGTGCTACTGCCCCTCGTGGCCAAGGGGCAGTAG
- a CDS encoding alpha/beta hydrolase, which produces MRALTLFLILLLAACTTAGPSAPTGTTGTTGTTTSTTTSATADPSGRVVDLVLPSAALGRDAQVRLLLPDGWAAQPDRRWPVLYLLSGCCGSHLGWTSPGQADRLTRDLDVIVAMPEGGLAGFYTDWADGPAWEAFHLVELREALERDYRASGDRVVAGYSMGGFGALSYTARHPGFFRAAASFSGVVHTTGTDDSRALVRRIVTQADLDPAALWPTDADWAAHNPHDLADALRGVPVYLSCGDGAPGPLDPPGNEVVDALEAELWAENLATAARLTEAGARVTADLYGPGTHTWPYWDRALENALPVLTAALPG; this is translated from the coding sequence GTGCGCGCCCTCACCCTGTTCTTGATCTTGCTGCTCGCCGCCTGCACGACCGCGGGACCGAGCGCACCCACCGGCACCACCGGCACCACCGGCACCACCACGAGCACCACCACGAGCGCCACCGCCGACCCGTCCGGCCGGGTCGTGGACCTCGTCCTGCCCTCCGCCGCGCTCGGCCGCGACGCCCAGGTCCGCCTGCTGCTCCCCGACGGCTGGGCCGCCCAGCCCGACCGCCGCTGGCCGGTCCTCTACCTGCTGAGCGGCTGCTGCGGCTCCCACCTCGGCTGGACCTCGCCCGGCCAGGCCGACCGGCTCACCCGCGACCTCGACGTCATCGTCGCCATGCCCGAGGGCGGGCTGGCGGGCTTCTACACCGACTGGGCCGACGGCCCGGCCTGGGAGGCGTTCCACCTGGTCGAGCTGCGCGAGGCCCTGGAGCGCGACTACCGCGCGAGCGGGGACCGGGTCGTCGCCGGCTACTCCATGGGCGGCTTCGGCGCGCTCTCCTACACCGCCCGCCACCCCGGCTTCTTCCGCGCCGCCGCCTCGTTCAGCGGCGTCGTCCACACCACCGGCACCGACGACTCCCGCGCCCTGGTCCGCCGCATCGTCACCCAGGCCGACCTCGACCCGGCCGCGCTCTGGCCCACCGACGCCGACTGGGCCGCCCACAACCCGCACGACCTCGCCGACGCCCTGCGCGGCGTCCCGGTCTACCTGTCCTGCGGCGACGGCGCCCCCGGCCCGCTCGACCCGCCCGGCAACGAGGTCGTCGACGCCCTGGAGGCCGAGCTGTGGGCCGAGAACCTCGCCACGGCGGCCCGGCTCACCGAGGCGGGCGCGCGGGTCACCGCCGACCTGTACGGGCCGGGCACCCACACCTGGCCGTACTGGGACCGCGCCCTGGAGAACGCCCTCCCGGTCCTCACCGCCGCCCTGCCGGGCTGA